From one Caldichromatium japonicum genomic stretch:
- the coaE gene encoding dephospho-CoA kinase (Dephospho-CoA kinase (CoaE) performs the final step in coenzyme A biosynthesis.), whose protein sequence is MPNGPERIRPYTVALTGGIGSGKSTVAQGFAELGAGVIDTDAIAHELTTPQGPAIAPILAAFGPMILSAEGWLDRACLRRIVFADPEARRRLEAILHPMIERVMLERLQSLNADYVLLVIPLLFETGQERHADRVLVVDVPETIQVARVMARSGLSAEEVQRIIAVQLPRHERIARAHDLIDNSGAPQDLEPQIQRLHAQYLRLAGA, encoded by the coding sequence GTGCCAAACGGACCTGAGCGCATCCGCCCCTATACAGTCGCCTTGACCGGCGGGATCGGCAGCGGCAAGAGCACGGTCGCCCAGGGCTTTGCCGAGCTTGGCGCCGGCGTCATCGATACCGATGCGATCGCCCATGAACTAACCACACCCCAAGGACCAGCCATCGCGCCGATCCTGGCTGCCTTTGGTCCTATGATCCTGAGCGCAGAGGGATGGCTTGATCGCGCTTGCCTGCGCCGGATCGTTTTTGCTGATCCAGAGGCACGCCGACGGCTGGAGGCGATCCTGCATCCCATGATCGAGCGGGTCATGCTCGAGCGGCTCCAGTCCCTGAACGCCGACTATGTCCTCCTGGTGATCCCCTTGCTCTTCGAGACCGGCCAGGAACGCCATGCCGACCGCGTGCTCGTCGTCGATGTCCCCGAGACCATCCAGGTCGCGCGGGTGATGGCCCGCAGCGGTCTAAGCGCAGAGGAGGTGCAAAGAATCATCGCCGTCCAGCTCCCGCGCCATGAACGCATCGCGCGCGCCCATGACCTGATCGACAATAGCGGCGCCCCGCAAGATCTTGAGCCTCAGATCCAGCGGTTGCATGCGCAATATCTGCGGCTTGCCGGCGCGTAA
- the lpxA gene encoding acyl-ACP--UDP-N-acetylglucosamine O-acyltransferase, translating into MPIHPTAIIEEGAEVHESATIGPYTLIESNAFIGEGCWIGSCVRIYGHTRLGAHNRIDHGATLGAAPQDLGFGPERAKPLIIGDHNHFRESVNISCGLKSEGGTRIGNHNYWMAFSHAGHDCVVGDHNVFANGATLAGHVEVGDHCFLSGQVAVHQFCRIGSYVMIGGVTGVTQDVPPYLLAAGNRARLIGLNVVGLRRKGFTQAQRSRIKQVYRLILRSGLPRGEALAQAAALYPGPETEAIIAFIRGSKRGVLPFRRSVRDTSLMD; encoded by the coding sequence ATGCCGATCCATCCCACCGCCATCATCGAGGAGGGGGCCGAGGTCCATGAGAGCGCGACCATCGGTCCCTATACCCTCATCGAGTCGAACGCATTCATCGGCGAGGGCTGTTGGATCGGAAGCTGTGTGCGCATCTACGGGCACACCCGTCTCGGGGCCCATAACCGCATCGATCACGGCGCCACCTTAGGGGCTGCGCCCCAGGACCTCGGCTTTGGCCCCGAGCGGGCCAAGCCGCTAATCATCGGCGATCACAACCATTTCCGTGAGTCGGTCAATATCAGTTGCGGGCTCAAGTCAGAGGGCGGCACGCGTATCGGCAATCACAACTATTGGATGGCCTTCAGCCACGCTGGCCATGACTGTGTTGTCGGCGATCACAATGTCTTTGCCAATGGTGCGACCCTCGCCGGTCATGTCGAGGTGGGGGATCATTGCTTTCTCTCGGGTCAGGTGGCGGTGCATCAGTTCTGCCGGATTGGATCCTATGTCATGATCGGCGGGGTCACGGGTGTGACCCAGGATGTACCACCCTATCTATTGGCTGCCGGCAACCGTGCCCGTTTGATCGGACTCAATGTCGTTGGCCTAAGGCGCAAAGGCTTTACCCAGGCACAGCGCAGCCGCATCAAACAGGTCTATCGCCTGATCCTGCGCTCGGGCCTGCCACGGGGGGAAGCGCTCGCCCAGGCCGCGGCCTTGTATCCCGGCCCAGAGACCGAGGCGATCATCGCCTTCATCCGCGGTTCAAAGCGCGGGGTCCTGCCGTTTCGCCGCTCGGTACGCGATACGTCTCTGATGGACTAG
- the dusB gene encoding tRNA dihydrouridine synthase DusB, with the protein MAGVADRPFRTLCRRLGAALAVSEMLTAQTALWTSPKSVARLDHHGEPGPIVVQLLGTDPELLAEAARLQVDRGAQIIDLNLSCPAKKVCRTGAGAALLRDELKVAHILEAVVGAVAVPVTLKIRTGDSPETRNALRIAEIAQASGIAALTVHGRTTACGYDRPAEHETARLIRARLSIPLIANGDIDSPESVRRVLSDTDADGLMIGRAALGRPWIFREILTALSPAATQGKLDRDGLAPDLSEYLTEHLESIYALYGEARGVRVARKHLGWYCRRLSQDPGLGARINQSASAREQHALLRELLAGDWAKAGMSEQRPLGPSQCLHLRETWPIAGRP; encoded by the coding sequence ATGGCGGGTGTCGCCGATCGGCCCTTTCGTACCCTCTGCCGGCGTCTGGGTGCGGCGCTCGCCGTCTCCGAGATGCTCACCGCACAAACCGCGCTCTGGACGAGCCCCAAATCGGTCGCACGTCTCGATCACCATGGCGAACCCGGCCCGATCGTCGTCCAGCTCTTGGGTACCGACCCTGAGTTGCTCGCCGAGGCGGCGCGTCTTCAGGTCGATCGCGGCGCCCAGATCATCGATCTCAATCTCAGCTGCCCCGCCAAGAAGGTCTGCCGGACAGGGGCAGGGGCGGCACTGCTGCGCGATGAACTCAAGGTCGCGCATATCCTTGAGGCCGTGGTCGGCGCCGTGGCTGTCCCCGTGACCCTCAAGATCCGCACGGGCGACTCGCCCGAGACCCGCAATGCACTGCGGATCGCCGAGATCGCCCAAGCCTCTGGGATCGCGGCGCTGACGGTGCATGGGCGCACCACCGCCTGCGGCTATGACCGGCCTGCCGAGCATGAGACGGCGCGCCTGATCCGCGCGCGCCTTTCTATCCCCTTGATCGCCAATGGCGACATCGACTCGCCTGAGTCGGTGCGCCGGGTCTTGAGCGATACGGACGCCGATGGACTGATGATCGGGCGTGCGGCCTTGGGTCGCCCCTGGATCTTTCGCGAGATCCTCACCGCCTTGTCGCCCGCGGCTACGCAGGGGAAGCTCGATCGGGATGGGCTTGCGCCCGATCTGAGCGAATATCTAACCGAACACCTGGAGTCCATCTATGCCCTCTACGGCGAAGCGCGGGGGGTACGGGTGGCGCGCAAACACCTCGGCTGGTATTGCCGGCGTCTGAGCCAGGACCCAGGTTTGGGCGCAAGGATCAACCAGAGCGCCTCGGCACGCGAACAGCATGCCCTATTGCGCGAGCTCCTCGCGGGCGATTGGGCAAAGGCTGGTATGTCCGAGCAAAGGCCGCTGGGTCCCAGTCAATGCTTGCACCTTAGGGAGACCTGGCCCATTGCGGGTCGACCTTGA
- a CDS encoding NAD(P)(+) transhydrogenase (Re/Si-specific) subunit beta, whose protein sequence is MELTVNQQALAYLAAAVLFILGLNGLTHPKSARRGNLFAILGMAIAVGATLAGGEVRSYGFILVGIALGAVIGAIVAMRIQMAAMPQLVAALHSFVGLAAVLVGIGTFFDHQVKGALTGVLMGEISAGVVIGAITFTGSVIAFGKLQGILSGAPVRFQGQHALNTLLGLLTVALAVHFALTGQVWSLALMTLLALVIGVTLIIPIGGADMPVIISMLNSYSGWAAAATGFTLHNNLLIITGALVGCSGAILSYIMCRAMNRSIINVVFGGFGSDGGSGESAIGQAAEKRVKSASVEEVVYWMEDANKVIVVPGYGMAVSQAQHALKEFYNLLSGRGVEVKFAIHPVAGRMPGHMNVLLAEADIPYDQVLEMDEINPEFPSADVVLVVGANDVVNPAAKEDKTSPIYGMPILEAGRARQVFFLKRSMRPGYSGVDNLLFYQDNTYLVFGDAKETIEGINTLLKGGGHL, encoded by the coding sequence ATGGAACTGACGGTCAATCAACAGGCCCTGGCCTACCTGGCAGCGGCGGTCTTGTTCATCCTGGGTCTCAATGGCCTTACCCATCCCAAAAGCGCCCGGCGCGGCAATCTATTTGCTATACTCGGGATGGCGATTGCCGTGGGCGCGACCCTCGCCGGCGGTGAGGTCAGGTCCTATGGCTTCATCCTCGTCGGCATCGCCCTGGGCGCGGTCATCGGCGCGATCGTCGCCATGCGCATCCAGATGGCGGCCATGCCACAACTGGTCGCTGCCCTGCATAGCTTTGTGGGACTTGCCGCCGTCCTGGTGGGGATTGGCACCTTTTTCGATCATCAGGTCAAAGGGGCGCTCACCGGTGTCCTGATGGGCGAGATCTCAGCAGGCGTGGTGATCGGCGCCATCACCTTTACGGGGTCGGTCATCGCCTTCGGTAAGCTGCAGGGGATCCTCTCGGGGGCGCCAGTGCGGTTTCAGGGCCAGCATGCGCTCAATACCCTGCTCGGTCTCTTGACCGTCGCCCTTGCCGTCCATTTTGCCCTGACCGGCCAGGTCTGGTCCCTGGCCTTGATGACCCTGCTTGCCCTGGTCATCGGCGTCACCCTCATCATCCCGATCGGCGGGGCGGACATGCCGGTGATCATCTCGATGCTCAACAGCTATTCGGGCTGGGCGGCGGCGGCGACCGGTTTCACCCTGCATAACAACCTGCTCATCATCACCGGCGCCCTGGTCGGCTGCTCGGGTGCGATCCTTTCCTACATCATGTGCCGGGCGATGAACCGCTCGATCATCAACGTCGTCTTCGGCGGCTTTGGCTCGGATGGCGGTTCAGGCGAAAGTGCGATCGGCCAGGCTGCCGAGAAGAGGGTGAAATCGGCCTCGGTGGAGGAGGTGGTCTATTGGATGGAGGACGCCAACAAGGTCATCGTCGTCCCCGGCTATGGCATGGCGGTCTCCCAGGCCCAGCATGCGCTCAAGGAATTCTATAATCTGTTGAGCGGGCGCGGTGTGGAGGTCAAGTTTGCCATCCACCCTGTCGCCGGGCGCATGCCCGGCCACATGAATGTGCTCTTGGCCGAGGCCGATATCCCCTACGACCAAGTCCTAGAGATGGATGAGATCAACCCCGAATTTCCCAGTGCCGACGTGGTCTTGGTGGTGGGGGCCAACGACGTGGTCAACCCGGCGGCCAAGGAGGATAAGACCAGCCCGATCTATGGCATGCCGATCCTCGAGGCCGGGCGGGCGCGTCAGGTCTTTTTCCTCAAGCGTTCCATGCGCCCGGGCTATTCAGGCGTCGATAATCTACTTTTTTATCAAGACAACACCTATCTGGTGTTCGGCGATGCCAAGGAAACGATCGAGGGGATCAATACCCTGCTTAAAGGGGGTGGTCACCTTTAG
- a CDS encoding proton-translocating transhydrogenase family protein, with translation MTESLDPALVALYVFVLACFIGYWVIWGVTPSLHTPLVALTNAISGIVLIGALLVAGDPEAGLGVQIAGFVAVLLASINVFGGFLVTHRMLSMFKKKTG, from the coding sequence ATGACTGAGTCACTCGATCCGGCGCTGGTTGCGCTCTATGTCTTCGTCCTGGCCTGTTTCATCGGCTATTGGGTGATCTGGGGGGTGACGCCCTCTCTACACACCCCCCTGGTTGCCTTAACCAATGCCATCTCAGGGATCGTGTTGATCGGCGCGCTCTTGGTGGCAGGTGATCCAGAGGCTGGGCTAGGGGTACAGATCGCGGGTTTTGTCGCGGTCTTGCTCGCCTCGATCAATGTCTTCGGCGGCTTCCTGGTCACCCACCGGATGCTGTCGATGTTTAAGAAAAAGACAGGCTAA
- the purD gene encoding phosphoribosylamine--glycine ligase codes for MKVLIIGSGGREHALAWRSAQSPLVEWVYVAPGNGGTAGEPKVTNIPIPASDIQRLVEFARREAIDLTIVGPEAPLVAGVTDAFANAGLRCFGPSQAAAQLEGSKSFAKDFMRRHGIPTAEYAVFSELDAAFAHLKQVEPPIVIKADGLAAGKGVVVAQDLATAESAVCAMLGARQFGNAGAQVVIEEYLSGEEASFIALVDGRHILPLASSQDHKRRDDGDRGPNTGGMGAYSPAPVVTPEVHERILREVMEPTVAGMAAEGCPYVGFLYAGLMIAPDGSPRVLEFNCRLGDPETQPILIRLQSDLVELCMVALTGELDRAEARWDPRAALGVVMAAAGYPGEVSKGQVIEGLERSFPPEIKVFHAGTRREGERVLTDGGRVLCVTALGVSIAEACSLAYDAVDRIYWEGAFWRRDIGHRAIARGL; via the coding sequence ATGAAGGTCCTGATCATCGGCAGCGGCGGGCGCGAACATGCCCTGGCCTGGAGGTCTGCCCAATCGCCCCTAGTCGAGTGGGTCTATGTAGCCCCGGGCAACGGCGGGACGGCGGGCGAGCCCAAGGTCACCAACATCCCCATCCCTGCTTCGGACATCCAGCGCCTGGTCGAGTTTGCGCGCAGAGAGGCGATCGATCTGACCATCGTTGGCCCCGAGGCCCCCTTAGTCGCCGGGGTCACCGATGCCTTTGCGAACGCCGGCCTGCGTTGTTTTGGGCCATCGCAGGCCGCCGCCCAGCTCGAGGGCTCCAAGTCGTTTGCCAAGGACTTCATGCGTCGACATGGCATCCCCACTGCCGAGTATGCGGTCTTTAGCGAGCTTGACGCTGCGTTCGCCCACCTCAAGCAGGTGGAGCCCCCGATCGTGATCAAGGCCGATGGTCTGGCCGCCGGCAAGGGGGTGGTGGTCGCCCAGGACCTGGCGACCGCCGAGTCTGCGGTGTGCGCCATGCTCGGGGCCAGGCAGTTCGGCAATGCAGGGGCGCAGGTGGTGATCGAGGAATATCTCAGCGGTGAGGAGGCGAGCTTCATCGCCTTGGTCGATGGTCGACATATCCTACCGCTTGCCTCCTCCCAAGATCACAAACGGCGCGACGACGGCGACCGGGGCCCGAACACCGGCGGCATGGGGGCCTATTCGCCCGCCCCAGTGGTCACCCCAGAGGTGCACGAGCGCATCCTGCGCGAGGTCATGGAACCCACAGTGGCAGGCATGGCGGCCGAGGGCTGCCCCTATGTCGGTTTTTTATACGCGGGGCTGATGATCGCCCCAGACGGTAGCCCCAGGGTGCTCGAGTTCAACTGTCGGCTCGGCGACCCCGAGACCCAGCCGATCTTGATACGCCTGCAATCGGACCTGGTTGAACTCTGCATGGTGGCACTTACCGGCGAGCTCGATCGGGCCGAGGCGCGCTGGGACCCGAGGGCAGCACTCGGGGTGGTGATGGCCGCCGCGGGTTACCCCGGTGAGGTCAGCAAGGGACAGGTGATCGAGGGCCTAGAGCGATCCTTCCCGCCAGAGATCAAGGTCTTTCATGCCGGCACGCGCAGGGAGGGCGAGCGGGTGCTGACCGACGGCGGCCGGGTGCTCTGTGTGACCGCGCTCGGTGTAAGCATCGCCGAGGCCTGCTCCTTGGCCTATGATGCCGTCGATCGTATCTACTGGGAGGGCGCCTTCTGGCGGCGCGACATCGGGCATCGCGCCATCGCGCGTGGGCTATAG
- a CDS encoding helix-turn-helix domain-containing protein, translating to MGEKRALLAEQDAQIRKLMCDGTPDQLKLPFALWSRQAVRQLILGCFGIELRPQGEGKYMVRWGLTPQKPIRRAYEQSPPAGKTWLEETYPDIARRACPWAPSRAANDSNLMSRLSMPTTSGQLTQFQKHVFLVKK from the coding sequence GTGGGTGAGAAGCGGGCGCTGTTGGCGGAGCAGGACGCCCAGATACGCAAGCTCATGTGCGACGGGACACCGGATCAGCTGAAGCTGCCGTTTGCGCTGTGGAGCCGGCAGGCGGTGCGGCAGTTGATCCTCGGCTGTTTTGGCATCGAGCTCAGGCCGCAGGGGGAGGGCAAGTACATGGTGCGCTGGGGATTGACGCCCCAGAAACCGATTCGGCGCGCCTATGAGCAAAGCCCGCCGGCGGGCAAGACGTGGCTTGAGGAGACCTACCCGGACATTGCCCGGCGCGCTTGTCCTTGGGCCCCTTCGCGCGCCGCAAACGACAGCAATCTCATGTCTCGTCTTTCCATGCCCACGACATCAGGACAGCTCACTCAATTTCAAAAGCATGTGTTTCTTGTCAAGAAGTGA
- a CDS encoding NAD-dependent epimerase/dehydratase family protein, whose protein sequence is MTDEGVRQLVFSSSATVYGQLQYLPLDEVHPTGATNPYGRRTKLHIEAMPQELAASDSSWRSAVLRYFNPVGAHESRLIREDPNVIPNNLMPYIARVAAGQLPHLNV, encoded by the coding sequence ATGACCGATGAGGGTGTGCGCCAGCTCGTCTTTTCCAGCAGCGCCACCGTTTACGGGCAGCTGCAATACCTGCCGCTCGATGAGGTGCACCCAACTGGCGCTACCAACCCCTACGGCCGCCGCACCAAGCTGCACATTGAGGCGATGCCGCAGGAGCTCGCAGCAAGCGACAGCAGTTGGCGCAGCGCCGTCCTGCGCTATTTCAACCCGGTGGGGGCGCATGAATCCCGCCTCATCCGCGAAGACCCGAACGTCATCCCGAACAATCTGATGCCCTACATCGCCCGCGTGGCCGCTGGGCAACTGCCGCACTTGAACGTCTGA
- a CDS encoding Re/Si-specific NAD(P)(+) transhydrogenase subunit alpha, with product MKIGIPLETRPGETRVASIPEVVKRLVSQGLEVMVEAGAGERAGYPDAEYVAAGAQITDRAGALDVDLLLKVRRAEPAEVEAMRPGGVYVGLIESCGEDPVIAAMLAKGMRVLALERMPRISRAQAMDVLSSQANIAGYRAVIEAAARYGRFFPMMMTAAGSAKPARVVVLGAGVAGLQAIATARRLGAEVLAYDVRPETREQILSLGAKPIDLDLGESGAGEGGYARELSDEAKARQQAALAEVLLKAHVIITTAQIPCRPAPVLVSEAVVERMRPGSVIVDLAAASGGNCPLTIADEIVERHGVTLVGITNFPALVPADASSFYARNILNLLEIMVERVETGLELKDLTADEITAAMLIQARS from the coding sequence ATGAAGATCGGAATCCCGTTGGAGACCCGCCCAGGCGAAACGCGCGTCGCCTCCATACCCGAGGTGGTCAAGAGGCTCGTCAGTCAGGGCCTCGAGGTCATGGTCGAGGCCGGCGCCGGCGAGCGCGCGGGCTATCCAGACGCCGAGTATGTCGCGGCTGGCGCGCAGATCACCGACCGCGCCGGGGCCTTGGACGTCGATCTCCTGCTGAAGGTCCGCCGGGCGGAGCCCGCTGAGGTCGAGGCCATGCGTCCAGGTGGGGTCTATGTCGGTCTCATCGAGTCTTGCGGCGAGGACCCGGTGATCGCCGCCATGCTCGCCAAGGGGATGCGGGTCCTGGCGCTCGAACGCATGCCGCGCATCTCGCGCGCCCAGGCGATGGATGTCCTTTCCTCGCAGGCCAATATCGCGGGGTATCGTGCGGTCATCGAGGCGGCGGCGCGTTATGGGCGGTTCTTCCCCATGATGATGACCGCAGCAGGTTCGGCAAAACCGGCGCGGGTGGTGGTGCTCGGCGCAGGCGTGGCTGGGCTTCAAGCGATCGCCACCGCCCGGCGCCTGGGCGCCGAGGTCTTGGCCTATGACGTGCGCCCCGAGACCCGCGAGCAGATCCTATCGCTCGGCGCCAAGCCGATCGACCTCGATCTTGGCGAAAGCGGGGCGGGTGAGGGCGGTTATGCGCGTGAGCTTTCGGATGAGGCCAAGGCCCGTCAACAGGCGGCGCTCGCCGAGGTCTTGCTCAAGGCGCATGTCATCATCACCACCGCCCAGATTCCCTGCCGGCCCGCGCCGGTCCTGGTGAGCGAAGCGGTGGTCGAGCGGATGCGTCCGGGTTCGGTGATCGTGGACCTCGCGGCAGCAAGCGGCGGCAACTGTCCGCTCACCATCGCCGATGAGATCGTCGAGCGGCATGGGGTAACGCTTGTCGGGATCACCAATTTCCCGGCCCTGGTCCCGGCCGACGCCAGCTCCTTTTATGCGCGCAACATATTAAATCTCCTGGAGATTATGGTGGAACGCGTCGAGACAGGTCTAGAGTTGAAGGACCTGACCGCTGACGAGATCACGGCGGCCATGCTGATCCAGGCGCGGTCTTGA
- the prmA gene encoding 50S ribosomal protein L11 methyltransferase: protein MPWLQLILTAPRHQAKALDEALTAAGALAVTLSDAGDEPQLEPAPGATPLWSEVRLTALFADDPASASQMNQLAQDLAEGLGVEPVIGRLEDQVWERVWLKDFKPTRFGERLWVCPREQAVERPGSAVVALDPGLAFGTGHHATTALCLEWLDGADLDGKTVLDVGCGSGILAIAALKLGAVRAIAVDHDPQALSATHDNAAVNGVLDRLTILSPEALAEPRVEVLVANILAGTLIALAPRLCSLLLPGGALALSGILAEQINQVEAAYRPWIAWERPRLREGWALLSGRRLGDSAP, encoded by the coding sequence ATGCCCTGGTTACAACTGATCCTGACCGCCCCAAGGCACCAGGCCAAGGCGCTGGACGAGGCGCTCACTGCCGCAGGTGCCCTGGCGGTGACCTTAAGCGACGCAGGCGACGAGCCGCAGCTCGAACCCGCCCCAGGCGCAACGCCCCTGTGGTCCGAGGTCAGGCTGACGGCGCTCTTTGCCGATGACCCCGCAAGCGCATCCCAGATGAACCAATTGGCGCAGGATCTTGCCGAGGGGCTCGGCGTAGAGCCGGTCATCGGGCGTCTGGAGGATCAGGTCTGGGAGCGGGTGTGGTTGAAAGACTTTAAACCGACCCGTTTCGGCGAGCGGCTGTGGGTTTGTCCGCGGGAGCAGGCGGTTGAAAGACCTGGGTCGGCGGTGGTCGCCTTGGACCCCGGGCTTGCCTTTGGCACCGGTCATCACGCCACTACCGCATTGTGCCTGGAGTGGCTGGATGGGGCGGATCTTGACGGCAAGACGGTGCTCGATGTCGGCTGCGGGTCGGGGATCCTGGCGATCGCAGCCCTCAAGCTCGGGGCTGTGCGGGCGATCGCAGTCGATCACGACCCCCAGGCGCTCTCTGCCACCCACGACAATGCCGCGGTCAATGGTGTATTGGATCGCTTGACGATCCTCTCCCCCGAAGCGCTGGCCGAGCCGCGCGTCGAGGTCCTGGTCGCCAATATCCTCGCCGGTACCCTGATCGCACTCGCCCCCCGTTTGTGCTCCCTCTTGCTGCCTGGCGGGGCGCTTGCGCTCTCGGGCATCCTGGCTGAACAGATCAACCAGGTCGAGGCCGCCTATCGCCCTTGGATCGCCTGGGAAAGGCCGCGCCTGCGCGAGGGCTGGGCGCTCCTTTCCGGTCGGCGTCTGGGGGATAGTGCGCCATGA
- a CDS encoding helix-turn-helix domain-containing protein, whose protein sequence is MKRTALTTSSIPAAANSLAASQPLAECVRLAIETYLAQMGDYAVEGLYDLVIREVERPLFEAVLRHSRGNLTQAARMLGLNRNTLRKRLAAHGIIRE, encoded by the coding sequence ATGAAGCGCACTGCCCTGACCACCTCTTCTATACCCGCAGCAGCCAACTCACTCGCTGCGAGCCAGCCCCTGGCCGAGTGTGTACGCTTGGCGATCGAGACCTATCTTGCCCAGATGGGGGATTATGCCGTCGAAGGGCTTTACGACCTGGTCATCCGCGAGGTCGAGCGTCCGCTGTTCGAGGCCGTGCTCAGACACAGCCGGGGCAATCTCACCCAGGCGGCGCGGATGCTCGGCCTCAATCGCAATACCCTGCGCAAGCGTCTTGCGGCACATGGGATTATCCGCGAATAG
- the purH gene encoding bifunctional phosphoribosylaminoimidazolecarboxamide formyltransferase/IMP cyclohydrolase, whose protein sequence is MQPIRRALISVSDKSGLIEFAGVLAARGVEILSTGGTARLLADHGLTVVEVSDHTGFPEMMDGRLKTLHPRIHGGILGRRGIDDAAMERHAISPIDLVVVNLYPFEQTIADPGCDLKTAIEQIDIGGPALLRAAAKNHKDVAVVVDPADYPRVAAEIQATGAVNDETRFKLACKVFAHTARYDGVIANYLARHLEPEQRFPRTLTLQFKRQQSLRYGENPHQSAALYVEQPLKSVGIPGARQLQGKELSFNNIADADAALECVKQFDESPACVIVKHANPCGVALGESPLAAYEGAYRTDPESAFGGIIAFNCPLDAETARAISERQFVEVIIAPEFEKGARSVLAAKPNVRLLACGSWQGELKERLDLKHITGGILVQDADIELIDALRTVTQRAPSEDEFADLLFAWRVAKFVKSNAIVYAKGGMTLGIGAGQMSRVNSARIAVIKAEQASLDLKGAVMASDAFFPFRDGIDQAAAVGIQAVIQPGGSLRDAEVIAAADEHGMAMVFTGMRHFRH, encoded by the coding sequence ATGCAACCCATTCGCCGCGCCCTCATCAGTGTCTCGGATAAAAGCGGTCTCATCGAGTTTGCCGGCGTGCTCGCCGCCCGCGGGGTGGAGATCCTATCCACTGGCGGGACGGCCCGTCTTTTGGCCGATCACGGGCTGACGGTGGTCGAGGTCTCGGATCATACCGGCTTCCCCGAGATGATGGACGGACGTCTCAAGACCCTGCACCCACGTATCCACGGCGGGATCTTGGGACGGCGGGGGATCGATGACGCCGCCATGGAGCGCCACGCCATCTCGCCGATCGATCTCGTCGTGGTCAATCTCTATCCTTTCGAGCAGACTATCGCCGATCCCGGCTGCGACCTCAAGACCGCGATCGAACAGATCGACATCGGTGGGCCGGCCCTGCTGCGCGCCGCGGCCAAGAACCACAAGGATGTCGCAGTGGTGGTCGATCCCGCCGATTACCCGCGCGTCGCCGCTGAGATCCAGGCCACAGGCGCGGTAAACGACGAGACGCGCTTTAAACTCGCGTGTAAGGTCTTTGCACATACGGCGCGCTACGACGGTGTGATCGCCAATTATCTGGCGCGCCATCTGGAGCCGGAGCAGCGCTTCCCCCGCACCCTGACGCTCCAGTTCAAACGCCAGCAGTCGCTGCGCTATGGCGAAAACCCGCATCAAAGCGCAGCGCTCTATGTCGAGCAGCCGCTCAAGTCAGTCGGCATCCCCGGCGCCCGCCAGCTCCAGGGCAAAGAGCTCTCGTTTAATAACATCGCCGATGCGGATGCTGCCCTCGAATGCGTCAAACAATTCGACGAGTCGCCGGCCTGTGTCATCGTCAAGCACGCCAATCCCTGCGGTGTAGCCCTGGGCGAGAGCCCGCTTGCGGCCTATGAGGGCGCTTATCGCACCGACCCTGAGTCGGCATTCGGGGGGATCATCGCCTTCAACTGCCCCCTGGATGCCGAGACCGCGCGGGCGATCAGCGAGCGCCAGTTCGTCGAGGTGATCATCGCCCCTGAGTTCGAGAAGGGCGCGCGCTCGGTCCTTGCAGCCAAGCCCAATGTCCGGCTGCTCGCCTGTGGCAGCTGGCAGGGTGAGCTCAAGGAGCGGCTGGACCTCAAACACATCACCGGTGGGATCTTGGTCCAGGACGCAGACATCGAGCTCATCGATGCGCTGCGCACCGTTACCCAGCGCGCCCCAAGCGAGGACGAGTTTGCCGATCTTTTATTTGCCTGGCGCGTTGCCAAGTTCGTCAAGTCAAACGCCATCGTCTATGCCAAGGGGGGGATGACCCTGGGAATTGGCGCGGGTCAGATGAGCCGGGTCAATTCGGCGCGCATCGCGGTGATCAAGGCCGAGCAAGCGAGTCTGGACCTTAAAGGCGCGGTCATGGCCTCGGATGCCTTCTTTCCGTTTCGCGATGGGATCGATCAGGCCGCGGCGGTGGGGATCCAGGCGGTCATCCAGCCAGGCGGCTCGCTGCGCGATGCCGAGGTCATCGCCGCAGCAGACGAGCACGGCATGGCGATGGTCTTCACCGGCATGCGTCATTTCAGGCACTGA